One genomic window of Arthrobacter caoxuetaonis includes the following:
- a CDS encoding TetR/AcrR family transcriptional regulator produces MSQQLSLRDRKRAETWAALHAAAARRAIENGLDCVNVEVVAEDAGVSSRTFFNYFACKEDAVLGLQEPSVNQEMLEDFDIEGDLLSEVCKLMLSVLRTIQGGDDSNDLRSRIYQAYPHLRHRRYQYILKVEQLVLETVSSQLAESRRWREQGPDSGWSGHDVDDVASTIVLTAGTRMRHVMQKTWSNPTQTAQFQALDQGMELLRDVLKEIL; encoded by the coding sequence GTGAGTCAACAACTTTCCCTCCGCGATCGCAAGCGCGCTGAAACCTGGGCAGCGCTGCACGCGGCGGCAGCCCGCCGGGCCATCGAAAACGGGCTGGACTGCGTCAATGTGGAAGTGGTTGCCGAAGATGCCGGCGTTTCGTCCCGGACGTTCTTCAACTACTTTGCCTGCAAGGAAGACGCGGTCCTCGGACTGCAGGAGCCTTCGGTCAACCAGGAGATGCTCGAGGACTTCGACATCGAAGGGGACCTGCTCAGCGAGGTCTGCAAGCTCATGCTCTCCGTCCTCCGCACGATCCAGGGCGGAGATGACTCCAATGACCTGCGCAGCCGCATTTACCAGGCCTACCCGCACCTGCGCCACCGGCGCTACCAGTACATCCTCAAGGTCGAACAGCTGGTCCTTGAAACGGTAAGCAGCCAACTGGCGGAATCACGCCGCTGGCGCGAGCAGGGGCCCGATTCCGGCTGGAGCGGGCACGACGTCGACGACGTCGCCTCCACGATTGTCCTCACCGCCGGCACCCGCATGCGCCACGTCATGCAGAAAACCTGGTCCAACCCCACCCAAACCGCCCAGTTCCAAGCCCTCGATCAGGGCATGGAACTTCTCAGAGACGTTCTCAAGGAAATCCTATGA
- a CDS encoding AI-2E family transporter, with translation MDSEPGSRPNTTEPRRQQGYWSDGLGHAALRSAQVLLVLLLIAVAVFALRQVTLVVIPVLLALILAAAIAPFVNWLRRKGWPGALATGTSFLLLLVVFGGLVTGIVFAVRSEWRTLVDQAVAGFDELYALIQSGPLAIDSAVIEDTRDAVLDFATSSTVGNGALAGLSAAGSFATGFVLMAVVLFFFLKDGDKIWTFILRWFSAESRQKADLSGARTLEVLGNYVRGTAIVAAVDAVCIGAALFFLGVPLALPLAVIVFVGAFIPLVGATAAGVLAALIALVANGPFVALIVIIVIIAVNQLEGNFLQPVVMGKTLSIHALVILLALTAGTILAGIIGAILSVPIAAVGWAVIKVWIGEDTGDPAEVPEAAATREDELQQGTEP, from the coding sequence ATGGATAGCGAGCCCGGCTCCAGGCCGAACACGACAGAGCCACGCAGGCAGCAGGGGTATTGGAGCGACGGCCTTGGCCACGCTGCCCTGCGCTCGGCGCAGGTCCTCCTGGTCCTCCTCCTGATCGCGGTAGCCGTCTTCGCCCTGAGGCAGGTGACCCTGGTGGTCATCCCCGTGCTGCTGGCACTGATCCTGGCAGCCGCGATCGCGCCCTTCGTGAACTGGCTGCGCCGCAAGGGCTGGCCGGGTGCGCTGGCGACGGGGACTTCTTTCCTGCTCCTGCTGGTTGTCTTCGGCGGACTCGTCACCGGGATCGTCTTCGCGGTCCGCAGCGAATGGCGCACCCTGGTGGACCAGGCAGTGGCAGGCTTCGACGAGCTCTACGCGCTCATCCAGAGCGGCCCCCTGGCCATTGATTCGGCCGTCATCGAGGACACCCGGGACGCGGTACTCGACTTCGCGACGTCGTCCACGGTGGGCAACGGCGCCCTGGCCGGGCTTTCGGCGGCAGGCTCCTTCGCCACCGGTTTTGTACTCATGGCTGTCGTGCTGTTCTTCTTCCTCAAGGACGGCGACAAGATCTGGACCTTCATCCTGCGCTGGTTCAGCGCAGAGAGCCGGCAGAAGGCTGACCTCTCCGGAGCCCGCACCTTGGAGGTCCTTGGCAATTACGTGCGGGGGACCGCCATCGTGGCGGCAGTCGACGCTGTCTGCATCGGCGCGGCCCTGTTCTTCCTTGGCGTGCCGCTGGCACTGCCGCTTGCCGTGATCGTCTTCGTCGGCGCCTTCATCCCGCTGGTGGGTGCGACGGCTGCAGGTGTCCTGGCAGCGCTGATCGCCCTGGTGGCGAACGGGCCGTTCGTGGCACTGATCGTCATCATCGTGATCATTGCGGTGAACCAGCTCGAGGGGAACTTCCTCCAGCCGGTGGTGATGGGCAAGACCCTGAGCATCCATGCCCTGGTGATCCTGCTGGCGCTGACCGCCGGAACCATCCTGGCCGGCATCATCGGAGCCATCCTGTCGGTGCCGATCGCGGCTGTCGGATGGGCAGTCATCAAGGTCTGGATCGGCGAGGATACCGGCGACCCGGCCGAGGTGCCCGAAGCGGCGGCCACCCGCGAAGACGAGCTGCAGCAGGGGACCGAGCCCTAA
- a CDS encoding long-chain-fatty-acid--CoA ligase, which translates to MRHYAEGVPTDLVLPKGSLVDMIEESVSKYGSKPALQFFGATVSYREMGEQIRLAAAGLKRLGVRPGDRVALVLPNCPQHVVAFYAVLRLGAIVVEHNPLYTDRELRHLFEDHGATVAIVWDKAVDRIQGLPADIPVRTIVSVDLISAMPRTMRLALSLPIPAVRRSRSALTADKKPRSAGRPVLEWKKFLDNRPLPRRHPRPAAGDLAAIQYTSGTTADPKGAMLTHANLMANAAQGRAWIPGLRMGKETVYGVLPMFHAYGLTLSLTFAMSIGAKLVLFPKFDVDLVLKAAKKTPPTFLPAVPPIYDRIVEGAAKEGVSLKGVRFAISGAMNLPVATVEAWEKATGGYLVEGYGLTETSPVALGNPMGPTRKAGTVGVPFPLTDIKVVDPEDPTREKHRGEAGELLIRGPQVFQGYWNKPAETRAALLDGGWFRTGDIVSVDDDDFVTVRDRIKELIITGGFNVSPSEVEEALKRHPAVAEAAVVGLTRRGGGEDVVAAVVVRPDADFDPDNLRTYVRSELAAYKVPRRIVQIPDLPRSLIGKVLRRHVRESLQPKGTGEDTGTTT; encoded by the coding sequence ATGCGCCACTATGCCGAAGGAGTGCCTACGGACCTTGTGCTCCCCAAGGGCTCCCTGGTGGACATGATTGAGGAATCCGTCAGCAAATACGGTTCGAAGCCGGCACTCCAGTTCTTCGGTGCCACAGTTTCCTACCGTGAGATGGGTGAACAGATCCGGCTGGCTGCAGCTGGCTTGAAGCGGCTGGGGGTGCGCCCCGGAGACCGGGTCGCGCTCGTGCTGCCGAACTGTCCGCAGCATGTCGTCGCGTTCTACGCGGTGCTCCGCCTCGGGGCGATCGTCGTCGAACACAATCCGCTGTACACGGACCGCGAGCTGCGGCACCTGTTCGAGGACCACGGTGCCACCGTGGCAATCGTCTGGGACAAGGCAGTCGACCGGATCCAGGGACTTCCGGCGGACATTCCCGTCCGGACCATCGTGTCGGTGGATCTGATCAGCGCCATGCCGCGCACCATGCGGCTGGCGCTGAGCCTTCCGATCCCCGCCGTCCGACGGAGCCGGAGCGCCCTGACCGCGGATAAGAAGCCGCGGAGCGCCGGACGGCCCGTCCTGGAATGGAAGAAATTCCTGGATAACCGCCCCCTGCCGCGGCGCCACCCGCGTCCGGCGGCCGGGGACCTTGCTGCGATCCAGTACACCTCCGGCACGACGGCTGACCCCAAGGGTGCCATGCTCACCCACGCGAACCTCATGGCTAATGCGGCCCAGGGACGGGCCTGGATTCCAGGGCTGCGCATGGGCAAGGAAACGGTTTATGGCGTCCTGCCGATGTTCCACGCCTACGGCCTGACGCTGAGCCTGACCTTCGCGATGAGCATTGGCGCGAAGCTTGTCCTTTTCCCGAAGTTCGACGTCGACCTGGTGCTGAAGGCTGCCAAGAAAACCCCGCCGACATTCCTGCCCGCGGTACCGCCCATTTATGACCGGATCGTGGAAGGTGCCGCCAAGGAGGGCGTCTCACTCAAGGGCGTCCGCTTCGCGATTTCCGGGGCCATGAACCTGCCTGTCGCCACAGTGGAAGCCTGGGAAAAGGCGACCGGCGGCTACCTGGTCGAGGGCTACGGCCTGACCGAGACCTCGCCTGTGGCACTGGGCAATCCCATGGGGCCGACCCGGAAAGCCGGAACCGTCGGAGTCCCTTTCCCGCTGACGGACATCAAGGTTGTCGACCCGGAAGACCCCACCAGGGAAAAGCACCGCGGCGAGGCCGGGGAACTGCTCATCCGTGGCCCGCAGGTCTTCCAGGGATATTGGAACAAGCCGGCCGAAACACGCGCGGCACTGCTCGACGGCGGCTGGTTCCGCACCGGTGATATCGTCTCGGTGGACGACGACGACTTTGTTACGGTCCGGGACCGGATCAAGGAACTGATTATCACCGGCGGCTTCAATGTCTCTCCCTCGGAAGTGGAAGAGGCACTGAAGCGCCACCCTGCGGTCGCTGAGGCGGCAGTTGTGGGCCTGACCCGCCGCGGTGGCGGGGAAGACGTGGTGGCCGCCGTGGTCGTCCGTCCCGATGCCGATTTTGACCCTGACAACCTGCGGACCTACGTACGTTCCGAGCTGGCGGCTTACAAGGTGCCGCGCCGGATCGTGCAGATCCCGGACCTTCCGCGGTCCTTGATCGGCAAGGTGCTCCGCCGCCACGTGCGGGAATCGCTCCAGCCCAAAGGAACCGGCGAAGACACCGGAACCACAACTTAG
- a CDS encoding helix-turn-helix domain-containing protein produces the protein MKALSVEPSNAPLAIGSRIRTARQARHLTIEQVADSTGLTKGFLSRVERDLTSPSVASLVTLCQVLSISIGDLFMPPETTLVRWPEAPGINLGGDGINERLVTPRTERRVQVIRSEIVPGGSGEAELYSVDCDVEVLHVAAGRLDLVFTTETMSLTAGDTVTFPGKEPHSWRNPDDAAPAVVIWTLVSPGTA, from the coding sequence ATGAAGGCTTTGTCGGTTGAACCCAGCAACGCACCGTTGGCTATTGGTTCCCGGATCAGGACTGCACGCCAGGCCAGGCACCTCACGATCGAACAGGTGGCGGATTCGACCGGCCTGACCAAGGGATTCCTCAGCCGGGTGGAAAGAGACCTGACGTCGCCCTCCGTGGCGTCCCTGGTGACGTTGTGCCAGGTGCTGTCCATCTCCATCGGCGACCTTTTTATGCCACCCGAAACCACGCTGGTCCGCTGGCCGGAAGCTCCCGGCATCAACCTGGGCGGGGACGGCATCAACGAGCGGCTCGTAACGCCCCGCACTGAACGCCGGGTCCAGGTGATCCGGTCGGAAATCGTCCCCGGCGGCTCCGGGGAAGCGGAACTGTATTCCGTGGACTGTGACGTCGAGGTGCTGCACGTGGCCGCGGGACGGCTGGACCTGGTCTTCACGACCGAAACCATGTCCCTGACGGCCGGGGACACGGTGACCTTTCCGGGCAAGGAGCCGCACTCCTGGCGTAATCCCGATGACGCGGCTCCCGCCGTCGTGATCTGGACCCTGGTCAGTCCCGGCACGGCCTAG
- a CDS encoding zinc-dependent alcohol dehydrogenase family protein, with protein MRATIIHGPGDIRVEDRDYPRVELDSDAVVRVSAACVCGSDLWPYRGVRETREPRAIGHEFIGVVESVGSGISSLAVGDFVIAPFTGNCGHCPACRDGVTVACEHLVSWGSTDEKGHFVQGAQGEAVRVPNAEATLVKVPGVKDPDDELLADLLTLSDVMGTGHHAAVSAGVGPGSTVVVVGDGAVGLCAVLAASRLGADRIIAMSRHEDRAALAREFGATDIVAERGKDGADRVRDLLGGVLAGAVLECVGTAESMDQALRCTRPGGRVGFVGVPAGGAELPIGLLFAKNITVGGGMAPVRTYLPELLDDVLAGKIHPGRVFDSVLSLEEAPRAYALMDQRQAVKVMLKP; from the coding sequence ATGCGCGCCACCATCATCCACGGCCCCGGCGATATCCGTGTCGAGGACCGGGACTATCCCCGGGTCGAGCTTGATTCCGACGCCGTCGTCCGGGTCAGTGCCGCGTGCGTCTGCGGGTCCGATCTGTGGCCGTACCGGGGTGTCCGTGAGACGCGTGAGCCACGCGCGATTGGCCACGAGTTCATCGGTGTGGTGGAAAGCGTTGGATCAGGAATCTCCTCGCTGGCCGTCGGCGATTTCGTCATTGCGCCTTTCACCGGCAACTGCGGCCACTGCCCAGCCTGCCGGGACGGGGTCACTGTGGCGTGCGAGCACCTGGTCAGCTGGGGCAGCACGGACGAGAAGGGACATTTCGTGCAGGGCGCCCAGGGGGAGGCAGTGCGGGTGCCGAATGCCGAGGCCACCCTGGTCAAGGTACCCGGCGTTAAGGATCCTGATGACGAACTGCTGGCAGACCTGCTGACGCTTTCGGACGTGATGGGGACGGGGCATCACGCGGCAGTCAGTGCCGGAGTTGGCCCGGGCTCCACGGTGGTTGTCGTGGGCGACGGCGCTGTAGGGCTCTGTGCCGTCCTTGCCGCCAGCCGGCTCGGCGCCGATCGCATCATTGCCATGTCCCGCCATGAGGACCGGGCAGCGCTCGCCCGGGAATTCGGCGCCACAGATATCGTTGCCGAACGAGGCAAGGACGGCGCGGACCGGGTCAGGGACCTCCTCGGCGGAGTCCTGGCCGGTGCCGTCCTGGAGTGCGTGGGTACGGCCGAATCCATGGATCAGGCGCTTCGCTGCACCCGGCCCGGCGGCCGGGTTGGTTTCGTCGGCGTCCCCGCGGGCGGTGCCGAACTCCCGATCGGCCTGCTTTTCGCCAAGAACATCACTGTTGGAGGTGGAATGGCTCCGGTTCGGACCTATCTCCCCGAACTCCTTGATGACGTCCTTGCCGGCAAGATCCATCCCGGCCGGGTGTTCGATTCCGTGCTGTCCCTGGAAGAGGCGCCCCGGGCATACGCCCTCATGGATCAGCGGCAGGCAGTCAAGGTCATGCTGAAGCCCTAG
- a CDS encoding MDR family MFS transporter — protein MTRSAAGAAPQSTGKKPSLVLVFTALVLAMLLSALNQTILGTALPTIVGELNGANLMLWVITAFILASTVMMPIYGKLGDLMGRKYLLVAAILIFLAGSVVGALSPDMTWLIVARVIQGIGAGGLMILSQAIIADVVPARERGKYMGWMGGVFAFSSVVGPLIGGWLTEGPGWRWAFWFNIPVGVLALLGALFFLKQRAVPSRPKIDLWGMVFIALATTGLVLVSSWGGSNYDWNDPLILGLIAGTVLAAVIFVMVERRTPEPIIPMELFRDRNFNLATASGLLTSVAMFGAIGYLPTYLQMATGASATEAGMLMIPMMGALLVSSVVSGSLVSKTGRYKWMPITGSAVMVLSLFLMGTITADSPVWQLCVYIAILGLGLGLNMQILVLVVQNSFPMRQVGTATAANNYFRQIGATLGSAVVGSLFAHRLTDLLSEKLPASAATATGGGNSLTPKMVHELPDAIQGIIITSYNEALIPLFLYMVPMAVLATILCLFIKEKPLATRLEPEVMPEAIGEGNVLISTEDEGNGPSTTEIRQVSQTR, from the coding sequence ATGACGCGATCCGCTGCAGGTGCAGCTCCCCAAAGCACTGGGAAAAAACCCAGTCTCGTGCTTGTCTTCACGGCCCTGGTCCTGGCGATGCTCCTCTCGGCGCTCAACCAGACCATCCTGGGCACGGCCCTTCCCACCATCGTCGGCGAGCTCAACGGGGCCAACCTGATGCTCTGGGTGATCACCGCCTTCATCCTCGCCTCGACCGTGATGATGCCCATCTACGGGAAACTCGGCGACCTGATGGGACGCAAGTACCTCCTGGTAGCCGCAATCCTGATCTTCCTGGCAGGGTCCGTTGTCGGTGCACTTTCCCCGGACATGACGTGGCTGATCGTCGCCCGCGTCATCCAGGGCATCGGCGCCGGCGGCCTCATGATCCTCTCCCAGGCCATCATCGCCGACGTCGTACCCGCACGTGAGCGCGGAAAGTACATGGGCTGGATGGGTGGAGTCTTCGCGTTCTCCTCCGTTGTGGGTCCGCTGATCGGCGGCTGGCTGACCGAAGGTCCCGGCTGGCGCTGGGCGTTCTGGTTCAACATCCCCGTTGGGGTGCTCGCACTGCTCGGCGCGCTCTTCTTCCTCAAGCAGCGCGCCGTTCCCTCCCGGCCGAAGATCGACCTCTGGGGCATGGTTTTCATTGCCCTTGCCACCACCGGGCTGGTCCTGGTCAGCAGCTGGGGCGGCAGCAACTACGACTGGAACGATCCGCTGATCCTCGGACTGATCGCGGGCACCGTGCTCGCAGCCGTGATCTTCGTGATGGTGGAACGGCGCACCCCCGAGCCCATCATCCCGATGGAGCTTTTCCGCGACCGGAACTTCAACCTCGCCACGGCCTCCGGCCTGCTGACCTCCGTGGCCATGTTCGGTGCCATCGGCTACCTGCCCACCTACCTGCAGATGGCCACCGGCGCCAGCGCCACCGAAGCCGGCATGCTGATGATACCCATGATGGGCGCCCTGCTGGTGAGCTCTGTGGTCTCCGGTTCGCTGGTCTCCAAGACCGGGCGCTACAAGTGGATGCCGATCACAGGTTCTGCGGTCATGGTGCTGTCCCTATTCCTGATGGGCACCATCACGGCAGACTCACCCGTCTGGCAGCTGTGCGTCTACATTGCCATTCTTGGCCTCGGCCTGGGCCTCAATATGCAGATCCTGGTCCTGGTCGTGCAGAACTCGTTCCCCATGCGCCAGGTCGGCACCGCGACGGCAGCCAACAACTACTTCCGCCAGATTGGCGCGACCCTGGGCTCCGCCGTCGTCGGCAGCCTTTTTGCCCACCGCCTGACGGACCTGCTCAGCGAAAAGCTTCCCGCCTCCGCTGCCACGGCCACGGGAGGCGGCAATTCCCTGACCCCCAAAATGGTCCACGAGCTGCCCGACGCGATCCAGGGCATCATCATCACCTCCTACAACGAGGCGTTGATTCCGCTGTTCCTCTACATGGTGCCCATGGCAGTGCTGGCGACAATCCTGTGCCTGTTCATCAAGGAAAAGCCGCTGGCTACACGGCTGGAACCCGAAGTCATGCCGGAGGCTATCGGTGAGGGCAACGTCCTGATCAGTACCGAGGACGAGGGCAACGGTCCGAGCACCACGGAGATCCGTCAGGTCAGCCAAACGCGCTGA
- a CDS encoding alpha-mannosidase, translating into MHQDRELTERRIARFLAQRLTPSIWTAPVPLHAQAWDCPGEPVSFAEAAAQDYRPFPPGSPWGRPWQTTWLRLTGSVPAAPDGFTAEAVIDLGFSTDMPGFQAEGLVYSADGTVLKALESTNMAVPLTGPAGSDVTLFVEAAATPNVIGSFSFLPTPLGDRETAGTEPLYLFRRADTALLDRQVWNLAQDFAVLWGLMHELPMDSPRRHNLLRALAEAVNAVVPDDVHNSAAAARRILEPALSAPAAASAHRVHAVGHAHIDSAWLWPVRETRRKVARTFANVLALMETDPDFVFTASSAQQYAWLLEDHPQLFARVAERVAEGRFVPAGGMWVEADTNLPSGESLVRQFTFGKRFFMENFGVEPLDVWLPDSFGYSGALPQIVRSAGSRWFLTQKLSWNESDVMPHHTFLWEGIDGTRVFTHFPPVDTYNSALTGQELARAERQFREKGATNLSLVPYGWGDGGGGPTREMLAAAHRTASLEGSPRVQLSSPRTFFEEAEADYADPPVWSGEMYLQFHRGTYTSQARTKRGNRRSESVLREAELWAATAAVRTAAPYPYEELEEAWKTVLLGQFHDILPGSSIAWVYQDIEQAYERTAAALETIIGQAQRELAGSGGSTLVFNAAPIPLQGVAPLAAESAALPPVPGRLTELDGGGWELSSEHLSVRIDPSGAMTSLRAAQGRELLLPGHPGNVFQLFRDTPNQWDAWDIDAADRRSAAALLMPDSVEAGDGSLTATYVFGVSRLQERVCLSPDGRSVDLVVTVDWHERQKLLKLAFPVGVLADRAASEIQFGHIQRPTHANTSWDHARFETPAHRWVHVGEDGEGISLANDSTYGYDITRTGNRDAGTGTLVRASLLRAPLFPDPGADQGGHVFRFSLRPEAAVADAVAEGYRLNLPPRTVSGCASTQVPPVVSLSPAGVLAEAVKLADDRSGDVVLRLYESLGRHTAAFLEPGFEVRDAALTDLLERPAGEAPARNGRGYVLDFRPFEVKTLRLSR; encoded by the coding sequence ATGCACCAGGACCGCGAACTCACCGAACGCCGCATCGCCCGTTTCCTGGCCCAGCGCCTGACCCCCTCGATCTGGACCGCGCCCGTCCCGCTCCATGCCCAGGCGTGGGACTGTCCCGGCGAGCCGGTTAGCTTTGCGGAGGCAGCCGCGCAGGACTATCGGCCGTTTCCACCCGGCAGCCCGTGGGGAAGGCCCTGGCAGACGACGTGGCTCAGGCTCACCGGGTCCGTCCCGGCCGCTCCGGACGGATTTACTGCCGAAGCCGTGATTGATCTGGGGTTCAGCACCGATATGCCCGGTTTCCAGGCGGAGGGCCTCGTCTACTCGGCGGACGGAACCGTCCTGAAGGCCCTGGAGTCCACCAACATGGCCGTACCGCTGACGGGCCCGGCCGGGTCAGACGTGACGCTTTTTGTCGAAGCTGCCGCCACCCCCAACGTGATCGGCAGCTTCAGTTTCCTGCCGACCCCGCTGGGAGACCGGGAAACCGCGGGGACGGAGCCGCTCTATCTCTTCCGCCGGGCGGACACAGCGCTGCTGGACCGCCAGGTCTGGAACCTTGCCCAGGACTTCGCCGTGCTCTGGGGCCTGATGCACGAGCTCCCCATGGACTCACCCCGCCGGCACAACCTGCTGCGCGCGCTGGCGGAAGCCGTCAATGCCGTGGTCCCGGACGACGTGCACAACAGTGCTGCAGCAGCCCGGCGCATCCTGGAACCGGCACTGTCCGCGCCGGCGGCGGCCAGCGCCCACCGCGTGCACGCCGTCGGGCACGCCCACATTGACAGCGCCTGGCTGTGGCCCGTGCGTGAAACCCGGCGCAAGGTCGCGAGGACCTTTGCCAATGTCCTCGCGCTGATGGAGACGGACCCGGACTTTGTGTTCACGGCGTCCTCGGCGCAGCAGTACGCCTGGCTGCTGGAGGACCACCCGCAGCTCTTTGCCCGGGTGGCAGAGCGCGTTGCAGAGGGACGGTTCGTGCCCGCCGGCGGTATGTGGGTGGAGGCGGACACCAACCTGCCCTCGGGGGAGTCACTGGTGCGGCAGTTCACCTTCGGGAAGCGTTTCTTCATGGAGAACTTCGGGGTTGAACCCCTGGACGTCTGGCTGCCGGATTCGTTCGGGTATTCGGGGGCCCTGCCGCAGATCGTCCGGTCCGCGGGATCCCGCTGGTTCCTCACCCAGAAACTGAGCTGGAACGAATCCGACGTGATGCCGCACCATACGTTCCTGTGGGAAGGCATCGACGGGACACGGGTGTTCACGCATTTCCCTCCGGTGGACACCTACAACTCCGCCCTGACCGGCCAGGAACTGGCCCGGGCCGAACGGCAGTTTCGGGAAAAAGGCGCAACGAACCTTTCCCTGGTGCCCTACGGCTGGGGCGACGGCGGCGGCGGTCCAACGCGCGAAATGCTGGCTGCCGCGCACCGCACGGCGTCGCTGGAAGGATCTCCCCGCGTTCAGCTGTCCAGTCCGCGCACGTTCTTTGAAGAAGCCGAGGCCGACTACGCAGACCCACCGGTCTGGTCCGGCGAAATGTACCTGCAGTTCCACCGCGGAACCTACACGTCCCAGGCCCGGACCAAGCGCGGAAACCGGCGCAGCGAGTCAGTGCTGCGCGAAGCCGAACTGTGGGCAGCGACCGCCGCCGTCCGCACTGCGGCGCCGTACCCCTACGAGGAACTGGAGGAGGCGTGGAAGACGGTGCTCCTGGGACAGTTCCACGACATCCTGCCGGGTTCCTCGATTGCCTGGGTGTATCAGGACATCGAACAGGCCTATGAACGCACCGCAGCGGCGCTGGAAACCATCATCGGCCAAGCCCAGCGGGAGCTGGCCGGCAGCGGCGGCAGCACGCTGGTCTTCAACGCCGCACCGATACCGCTCCAGGGTGTCGCACCGCTTGCGGCTGAATCCGCTGCGTTGCCGCCCGTGCCGGGCCGCTTGACAGAGCTAGACGGCGGCGGCTGGGAACTCTCCTCCGAGCACCTGAGCGTGCGCATCGACCCCTCAGGCGCAATGACGTCCCTTCGGGCTGCCCAGGGGCGGGAACTGCTGCTGCCGGGCCACCCGGGGAATGTGTTCCAGCTCTTCCGGGACACTCCCAACCAGTGGGACGCCTGGGACATCGACGCGGCAGATCGGAGAAGCGCCGCTGCCCTCCTGATGCCGGACTCGGTGGAAGCCGGGGATGGGAGTCTCACTGCCACGTACGTTTTCGGAGTATCACGGCTGCAGGAGCGGGTGTGCCTGAGTCCGGACGGCCGGTCGGTTGACCTGGTGGTAACCGTCGACTGGCACGAGCGGCAGAAACTGCTCAAGCTGGCGTTTCCGGTGGGGGTGCTGGCCGACCGGGCTGCCTCGGAGATCCAGTTTGGCCACATCCAGCGGCCCACCCACGCCAACACCTCCTGGGACCACGCACGTTTCGAAACACCGGCGCACCGCTGGGTGCACGTGGGGGAGGACGGGGAGGGGATCTCCCTGGCGAATGACTCAACCTACGGCTATGACATCACCCGCACCGGGAACCGCGACGCCGGCACCGGAACGCTGGTTCGCGCTTCGCTCCTGCGCGCTCCGCTCTTCCCCGACCCCGGTGCGGACCAGGGCGGGCACGTGTTCCGTTTCTCGCTGCGTCCGGAGGCCGCCGTGGCCGACGCCGTGGCCGAGGGGTACCGGCTGAACCTTCCGCCAAGGACCGTCTCCGGGTGCGCCTCCACTCAGGTGCCCCCGGTTGTGTCCCTGAGTCCCGCCGGCGTTCTGGCCGAAGCCGTGAAGCTGGCCGATGACCGCAGCGGCGACGTGGTGCTGCGGCTCTACGAATCACTCGGCAGGCACACCGCTGCGTTCCTGGAACCGGGGTTCGAGGTCCGGGACGCTGCCCTCACCGATCTGCTGGAACGCCCGGCGGGCGAGGCCCCGGCCCGGAACGGGCGCGGATACGTCCTGGACTTCAGGCCGTTCGAAGTGAAGACTCTTCGCTTGTCCCGGTGA
- a CDS encoding VIT1/CCC1 transporter family protein: protein MSTPPTSGPQPPDRGEPSAAERRRWRQYLADEKAEAATYRYLAERRQGEERDILLALADAERRHEEHWRQLLGHEADKPTRPSLRNRMLGLLARRFGSVFVLALAQRAEGRSPYSDDPSATSAMAADEQIHEEVIRGLATRGRTRLSGNFRAAVFGANDGLVSNLALVMAIGATGVSSTFILFSGIAGLLAGALSMGAGEYVSVRSQRELLEASRPTQVTLSAAKSLDIDANELVLVYRARGMSREAAEHRAAERMGLFTCDCDPSLSLWPEKMEEAAGDDHESVGTGIGAALSSFCFFASGAIIPVLPYLFGMGGLSAVVLSCTLVGIALLLTGGVVGLLSGASPVKRGLRQLAIGLGAAAVTYALGLLFGTGPA, encoded by the coding sequence GTGAGCACCCCACCGACTTCCGGGCCCCAGCCCCCAGACCGTGGCGAACCGTCCGCGGCAGAGCGTCGCCGATGGCGGCAGTATCTGGCTGATGAGAAGGCTGAAGCAGCCACCTACCGCTATCTGGCTGAGCGCCGCCAGGGCGAAGAACGGGACATCCTCCTCGCCTTGGCCGACGCTGAACGCCGCCATGAAGAGCACTGGCGCCAGCTGCTGGGCCACGAGGCGGACAAACCCACCCGCCCGTCCCTGCGCAACCGCATGCTGGGCCTGCTCGCCCGCCGCTTCGGTTCAGTCTTCGTCCTGGCCCTTGCCCAGCGCGCCGAGGGCCGCTCCCCCTACAGCGACGATCCTTCAGCCACCAGCGCCATGGCAGCCGACGAACAGATCCACGAAGAGGTAATCCGGGGCCTGGCGACGCGGGGCCGTACACGCCTGTCCGGCAATTTCCGGGCAGCGGTTTTCGGTGCCAATGACGGCCTGGTCTCCAACCTGGCACTGGTCATGGCCATTGGAGCCACCGGGGTTTCCAGTACGTTCATCCTTTTCAGCGGAATTGCCGGGCTGCTGGCGGGCGCCCTGTCGATGGGAGCCGGGGAATACGTCTCCGTCCGTTCCCAACGCGAGCTGCTCGAAGCCTCCCGGCCCACACAGGTAACCCTGTCGGCGGCAAAGTCACTGGACATTGACGCCAACGAACTCGTCCTGGTCTACCGTGCCCGCGGGATGAGCCGGGAAGCCGCAGAGCACCGGGCCGCCGAGAGGATGGGGCTCTTCACCTGCGACTGCGATCCGTCGCTTTCCCTTTGGCCGGAAAAGATGGAGGAAGCCGCCGGAGATGACCACGAGTCCGTCGGGACCGGGATCGGCGCGGCCCTGTCCAGTTTCTGCTTCTTCGCCTCGGGCGCCATCATCCCCGTGCTTCCGTACCTGTTTGGCATGGGCGGGCTCTCCGCCGTCGTCCTCTCCTGCACGCTGGTGGGAATCGCCCTGCTGCTGACCGGCGGGGTGGTGGGCCTGCTCTCCGGAGCCTCGCCGGTGAAGCGGGGGCTGCGGCAGCTGGCCATCGGCCTGGGTGCTGCCGCGGTCACCTACGCACTGGGCCTGCTCTTCGGCACCGGCCCCGCCTAA